Below is a genomic region from Catenuloplanes atrovinosus.
CCTCGAAGGCCAGTTCCTCGAACCCCTCCTCCGCCAGCCAGCCGCGCAGCGACGGGGTGAGGTCCGGCGGCTGCCGGGTGCGGGTCCAGATGACGGTGCCGCGCGCGGCGCACAGCGCCGGGAACGCCGCCACGCACGAGCGCGCGTCCGAGTCGGTCACGTTGCCGAGCACACCCGCGAAGAGCACCAGATCGGCCGGGATCGCGCCGGCGTAGTTTCCCAGCTGCCCCGCGTCCGCGCGGAGCACCTCGACGCCGGTCAGACCGGCGCGGGCTATGTGGGCCTCGGCGACGGCCACGTTGCGCGGGTCGGACTCGATCAGGCGGGCGCGGATCCGGCGGGCGTCGTCGCGGTGTTCCAGCACGCCGAGCAGGTCGCGGCCCTGGCCGGCGCAGACGCTGACGCAGGTGAGCAACTCGCCGGGGCGGCTGTCCAGCCAGTCGGTGATGTGCCGCTGCACCACGGCGAGCCGGGCCGCGAGCGGCGAACCGGGCTCGTCGTACGGCCGGTGCCATTCATACCAATCCTCATTCGCGCCCATGGATTCACCATGGCGGGAACGAAGGCCAAGGTCAACGTCAGGCGTGCGCCTCCAGGCGCTTGAACTCGTCCTCTGTCACGGTTACGACACCGCCGCGGCGCGCGCCGGGCGGCATGCCGTCGGGACTGGCCGGCTGCCACGCGCCGGTGCCGATCACGCGGGTCACGTACGGACGCAGGCCCTCGCCGGTGTCGGCGAGCAGGTACCAGGTGCGGCCGCCGAGCCCGGCGAAGACCACCGCGGCCTCGCCGCCGCCTATGCCGCGCCGCACGTCGACGAAGGAGCCGGCGTCCCGCCGCTGCTGCACCAGCTCGCCGCCGTCGGCGTAGAAGCAGTGCTCCGCCCCGTTCGCCCGGAGCAGCGCCACGTCCTCGCCGGCGCGGTCGAGCAGCGGCGCGGGTGCGGTGGCGGTGACGAAGTCCGTGGTGTGCACGCTGCCGGCGCGCCCGCCCGCGGTGAAGACCACCCGGAAACCGCCGCCCTCCTCCCGGTACGCCTTCGGCGCGCGCACGCCGGGCACGCCGACCGGCAGCGGGTGCGGGCCGGACCACGTCTCCAGGTCGGCGCTGCTCCACACGCGGACGCCGCCGTCGCCGGCCGCGAGGCAGCGGATGACGCCGTCGTCGCCGCGGATCAGGAACGGGTCGGACGCGCCGCGCAGCACTCCCGCGCTGTCCCGCAGCACCCGCCAGCGCAGCGCGTCGGCACCCTCGGAGAGGGCGAACCGGATGTCACCGGCGTCGGCGCCGCTGAAGGCGAGGAGAAGTCCGAACGGCTCTGTCACGGCCCGATCATAACGACCGTCACGCAAAGTTGATCTAGGGTGACCCCGTACTGTCGGGGGTACGACGCAAGGTCCGGATAATGGTGGCCATGCTCGACAATCCGGTGTGGGCGTCCGTCGTCCACGGCCCGCACGCCCATCTCGCCCGGCGCCACGGCGCCGCGGCCGGCTTCCTGCCGGAGGTCAGCCCGTTCCACGGGCTCGCCGCCCCGGATGACCCGGCCGCCTGGTCCGACCTGGCCGCGCTCGCCGGCCCCGGCACCCAGTTGCTGGTCACCGGCCCGCGCATCGCGCCGCCGGACGACTGGACCGTGGTGGAGATGATGGATGGTGTGCAGTTGGTCGACACCGCGCTGCGCGTCGAGCCGGACCCGGAGGCGGTGCTCCTCGGCCCGGACGACGTGCCGGAGATGCTGGACCTGACCGCGCGCACCCGGCCCGGCCCGTTCGGCCCGCGCACCCTGGAGCTCGGTGTCTACCTGGGCATCCGCCACGACGGGCGGCTGATCGCGATGGCGGGCGAGCGCATGCGCCCGCCCGGCTTCACCGAGATCAGCGCGGTCTGCACGGACCCGGACTTCCGCGGCAAGGGCCTGGCCACCCGCCTGGTCCGGGCGGTGGCCGAGGTGATCCGCGGGCGCGGCGAGACGCCGTTCATGCACGCGTCCGCGACCAACACCGGAGCCATCCGGCTGTACGAGGCGATCGGCTTCACGGTCCGCGCCCGCCCGAGATTCGCGATACTCCGGTCGCCGGCCTAAGGGTGTCTTCCCCGGCCCGCGACGAGGCCACCGGACACACCCTAGCCGCGCTTCATCAACCGCCCGACGGCCGCCATCATCTCGGTCGCCATCTCGTCCGCGCGCCCCTCGGCCGCGCCCTCGTGCATGCAGTGCCGGGCGTGCCCGTCCAGCAGGCCCAGCGCCACCTTGTCCAGCGCCGCCTGGATCGCCGATATCTGGGTGAGCACGTCGATGCAGTAGCGGTCCTCGTCGACCATCCGCTCGATGCCGCGCACCTGCCCCTCGATCCGGCGCAGGCGTCCCTGCAGGTCTCCCTTGGTCGCGGTGTAGCCCCTGGTCGGCGCGGTTTTGCTCATGGCACGGATGATACAACCCCCGGGGGGTATGTGGCGCGGACGACGAAACACGGACCCCTCCGTCCTTGATACCCCCCAGGGGTATGAGTATGGTCGGGAGCGAAAGGACGACGGCGAAGGGAGACGCACGGTGAACACGCCCGCACGACTCGGCGCGTTCGGCCTGGCCCTGGTGGCGGTCTTCGGCGCCGCACTGGGACTGGGCCGCACGATCGGCCCGGACGCGAGCCCGGACGGGAACACCCCGGCGAGCCCCGCCGCCCACGCCGCGCACGGCGCACAGCACGACGGCGCGGCGGACGAGAACCCGGACGACCCCACCGGCCTGCAGATCACCGAGGACGGCTACACGCTCGCCCCGCTCACCGACACGCTCGGCACCGGCGCGCCGCGGCCGTTCCAGTTCCGGATCATCGGGCCGGACCGGCGGGCCGTCACCGCGTTCACGCCCACCCACGAGCGCGAGCTGCACCTGATCGTGGTCCGCCGCGACCTCACCGGCTACCAGCACCTGCACCCGCGGCGGGCGGCCGACGGCACCTGGGAGACGCCGCTGGCCGTGGCCGCGCCCGGCGACTACCGCGTCTTCGCGGACTTCCATCCGGCCGGGCGGGACGAGCCGCTGACGCTCGGCGCCGATCTGCCGGCCGCCGGTGACTACCGCCCGCTGCCGCTGCCCGCGCCCGCCGGATCGGACACCGTGGACGGCTACACGGTCACGCTGCACGGCGAGATCGCCGCGGGCGAGCCCGCGCGGCTGACCGTGGACATCGCGGAGAACGGCGCGCCGGTCACCGACCTGGAGCCGTATCTCGGCGCGCGCGGCCACCTGGTGGCGCTGCGCGACGGCGACCTCGCCTACCTGCACGTCCACCCGGTGGACGGCCCGGAGCTGGGCTTCGACGTGGAGATCCCCTCCCCCGGTACGTACCGCCTGTTCCTGGAGTTTCAGCACCGCGGCACCGTCCGGACCGCGGAGTTCACGATGACCACCGAGCACGGGGAGCCGGGGCACACCCATGGCTGACACGCGACGCATCGAGCTGGAGATCGGCGGCATGACCTGCGCCGCCTGCGCGAACCGGATCGAGAAGAAGCTCAACCGGATGGACGGCGTGACCGCGACCGTCAACTACGCCACGGAGAAGGCGACCGCGACCGTCGACGGCACGGTCACCGCGGACGACCTGATCGCCACCGTGGAGAGGACGGGGTACACGGCCGCGCTGCCCGCCGCGCCCGCGGACGAGCCGCGGGCGGAGCACGATCCGCTGCGCACCCGGCTGATCGTCTCGGCCGTGCTGTCCGTACCGGTGATCCTGCTGGCCATGGTTCCGGCCTGGCAGTTCACCTACTGGCAGTGGGCGTCGCTGACCCTCGCCGCGCCGGTCGTGGTCTACGGCGGCTGGCCGTTCCACCGCGCCGCGGCGATCAACCTGCGGCACGGGGCCGCCACCATGGACACGCTGGTCTCGCTCGGCACGCTGGCCGCGTTCGGCTGGTCGCTGTGGGCGCTGTTCCTCGGCACGGCCGGCGAGCCCGGCATGACGCACCCGTTCCGGTTCGACATCGGCCCGTCCGACGGCGCCGCCAACATCTACCTCGAGGCCGCGGCGGGCGTCACCACGTTCCTGCTGACCGGCCGCTATATCGAGTCCCGGTCCAAGCGGCGGGCCGGTGCCGCGCTGCGCGCGCTGCTGGACATGGGCGCCAAGGACGTGGCCGTGCTGCGCGACGGCCGGGAGGTCCGCGTCCCGACCGGCGAGCTGACGGCCGGGGACCTGTTCGTGGTCCGGCCGGGCGAGAAGATCGCCACGGACGGCGTGGTGGAGGACGGTGTCTCGGCCGTGGACGCGAGCCTGCTCACCGGCGAGAGCGTGCCGGTCGAGGTGCGTCCCGGCGACGCGGTGACCGGCGCGACCGTCAACGCGGGCGGCCGCCTGGTGGTGCGCGCCACCCGGGTCGGCGCGGACACCCGGCTGGCGCAGATGGCGCGGCTGGTCGAGGAGGCGCAGGCCGGTAAGGCGGACGTGCAGCGGCTCGCGGACCGGATCTCCGGCGTGTTCGTGCCCGTGGTGATCGCGCTGGCCGCCGGCACGCTCGGCTGGTGGGCCGGCACCGGCGCCGGCTGGAACGCCGCGTTCACCGCCGCGGTCGCCGTGCTGATCATCGCGTGCCCGTGCGCGCTCGGCCTGGCCACGCCGACCGCGCTGCTGGTCGGCACCGGCCGCGGCGCGCAGCTCGGCATCCTGATCCGCGGCCCGGAGGTGCTCGAGTCGACGCGCCGGGTGGACACGATCGTGCTGGACAAGACCGGCACCGTCACCGAGGGCCGGATGACGCTGGCCGCGACCGTGCCGGTGACCGGGCAGGACCCCGCCGAGCTGCGCCGGCTCGCGGCCGCGGTGGAGTCCGCGTCCGAGCACCCGATCGCCGCCGCCATCGCGGCCGGCGAGTCCGACCCGCCGCCGGTCGCGCACTTCCAGAACCTCGAGGGCCGGGGGGTACGCGGTGAGGTGGCCGGCCGGGAGGTCGTGGTGGGCCGCCCCGCGCTGCTGGCCGAGCGCGGCTACGACGTACCCGCGGAGGTCCTGGAGGCCTGTGCGACCGCCGAGGCCGAGGGCCGCACCGCGGTGGTGGCCGGCTGGGACGGCGCCGCCCGCGGCGTGCTCGCGGTCGCCGACCGGGTCAGGCCCACCAGCGCGGACGCGGTCGCCCGGCTGAAGCGGCTGGGCCTGCACCCGGTGCTGCTGACCGGCGACAACGAGACGGTGGCGCGCGCGGTCGCGGCCGAGGTGGGCATCGACGAGGTGATCGCCGGCGTGCTGCCGGCCGGCAAGGTCGACGCGGTCAAGCGGCTCCAGGCGGACGGCCGGGTGGTGGCGATGGCCGGCGACGGCGTCAACGACGCCGCCGCGCTGGCTCAGGCCGATCTCGGCCTGGCCATGGGCACCGGCACGGACGTGGCGATCGAGGCGGCCGACCTGACGCTGATGCGCGGCGACCTGACCGCGACCGCGGATGCGATCCGGCTGTCCCGGCGCACGCTGACGATCATCCGGGGCAACCTGTTCTGGGCGTTCGCCTACAACCTCGCCGGCCTGCCGCTGGCCGCCGCCGGCATGCTGAACCCGATGATCGCCGGTGCCGCGATGGCGTTCTCGTCCGTCTTCGTGGTCGCCAACAGCCTCCGCCTCCGGCGCTTCTCGTAGCGCGCTTCCGCGGCTCAGAGCGCGTACGGGCGTGGCCTCCTTGCCTGAAGCGTAACAGGATGGTTACGCTTCCGGGGTGGACGCGACGCTCGGGGCACTCGCGGATCCGGTGCGCCGCCGGATTCTGGAGCTGCTGCGCGAGCGTCCGCTGTCCGCGGGCGAGATAGCGGACCGGTTTCCGATCAGCCGGCCCGCGATCAGCCGTCACCTGCGCGTGCTGCGCGAGAGCGGCCTGGTCGCCGACAGCGTGTCCGGACGCCGGCGGGTCTACTCGCTGGACGTGTCATCCCTGGCCGCGCCGATCGACTGGCTCACCCGGCTGGCCGCGCCGCCCGCGCGTCCGGCCGGCTTCGACCCGTCGGCCGCGCTGGACGCGCTGGAGACCGAGGTCTACCGGGCCCGCCGGGAGCGGCGCCGCACCGTTGCGACGGATTCGACCATTCCGACCGAGGAGAGCGCATGACGAATCCACCCTCCGGCCGCCTGTCCGCCACGCCGGACGGCACCGACCTGATCCTCACCCGCACGTTCCGCGCGCCCGTCGAGGACGTGTGGGCCAGCATCACCGAGCCGGAGCGCACCGCCCGCTGGTACGGCACGTGGACCGGCGAGGCGGCTCCCGGAGCCACGATCAAGGTCCAGCTGGGGTACGAGCAGGGCGCCCCCTGGACCGACATGCGCATCGAGGCGTGCGAGCCGTACCGCCGGCTGGGCCTGTCCGCCGTCGACGAGCACGGCTCCTGGCACCTGGAGCTGTTCCTGTCCACCCGCGACGACGGCGTCACCGAGCTGCGCTTCGTGCACCACCTGCCGTCGCCCGACGGCGTCGGCGAGATGGGCCCCGGCTGGGAGTACTACCTGGACATGCTGGCCGCGTCCCGCAGCGGCGACCCGCTGCCGGCCTTCGACGACTACTACCCGTCGATGAAGCCGTACTACGAGGCGCTGCGGTGACCGGCTACGCCGCCGCGGGCGGCCACGACGGCCCGCGGCGGGTCGTGGGACGGTCTCCAGCGCTGACCGCCGGCCTCACGTCCGATTCCAGACCAGCGTCCGGCAGGCCAGCCGTACCGCGCTGCCCGTGGTGGGCACCGCGGTGAGCCCGCGGTTGAGTTCCTCGTCGCCGCGGGCCCGCAGGTCGTCCGCGAAGACCCGGTCGATGCGGTACAGGCAGCCCGTGTAGGTGTAGCTCTGTTCCTGCCCGGCCTCGCTGCCCAGGTGCACCCGGCCGGACCACGACCCGCCGCTCACGATCCCGGTGGACCCGGCGTAGAACAGCCCGTCCGGCGCCTGGACGAACAACCGCAACTGCTCGCCGTCCGCGAGCGTGCCGGGAAACGCGCCGAAGAGATCCATCAGGTCGTCGGACGTCTCACAGGACGACGGCCGGCAGTTCATCGTGGTGACCGCCCTCGGCGAGGCCGACGGCGGTGGCGGTGGTGGCGGCGCCGGCGTGGGACCCGGCCCGGCGGTCGTCGCGTCCGGCGCGGCGATGCCCGGTGCGCCGCTGTCCACCTGCTGCGGCGGGCTGGACGCCGCGGCGGCGGAGGTCGGTCCGGCACTCGGGACCGGCGGCGCCGACGGTGTCGCACCGGCCGGGGTGGTGGCCGCGGCCTCGGTGGTCCCGACCGAGGCGGGCACGCCCAGCCGGTCGAGCACGCCGACGCCGGCGAGGACGCCGCTGACGCCCACCGCGATCGTGGTGATCACGACCCGCGCCGTGGACGCGCGATAGTCGGTGTGCCCGGGATCGAACAGCGCGATCACGCCGAGCACCACGATCACCAGGTTGATGACCAGGAAGGCGTTGCTCGCGGTGAGCGTCGCGACCTGGGCCACACCCGCGACGAGTCCGAGCAGTTGCGGGAGCGCGGTCGTGCCCGAGGCGGTGGCGACCACGGCCGCGATCGCGGACGGTGCGCGCCTCGCCGGCTTCGGCTCCGGTTGGTTGTTCGTCACTGTCACACCTCTCGTGGCGACGCTGTCACGGAGGGATACGTGGTGACCGGCCGTGACGGACGAAGATCGATGCGCTGGTTCTACGATCCGCGGATGAGATTCAGTGTCACGCTCGGGGCGGTCGGCGAGCGGACGCCGGGTGTGCTGGGGCGGCTGGCCGCGCTGGCCGAGGAGTCCGGGTGGGACGCGGTGTTCCTGGAGGACTATCTGGACTATCAGGGCACCGGCGCGCCGACCTGGGACGCGTGGGTGTGCCTGTCCGCGATCGCGTGCGCGACGAGCCGGATCGTGCTCGGCCCGACCGTGACGCCGGTGCCACGGCGGCGGCCGTGGGAGCTGGCCGCGCAGGCCGCGGCGGTCGACCAGCTGTCCGGCGGGCGGCTGGTGCTCGGCGCCGGCGCGGGCGACCGGGCCGACCCCGCGCTCGCGCTGCTCGCCGCCGGCGGCACCGGGCTGGACGCGGGGCTGGAGGCGCTGGACCGGCTGTGGGCCGGCGACGAGGTGGACGGGCTGCGGCTGCCGGGCCGGCCGGTGCGGCGGCCACGCGTGCCCGTGTGGATCGGTGGTGATCTTCGGCGGCCGGCCGTGCGGCGGCGGCTGACCCGGTGGGACGGCGCCTGCGTCCACCGGGAGCGTCCGCTGGACCCGGACGACGTGCACGACATTCTGGCGCTGGTGACGGCCGCGCGGGGCGACGCGCGTGGCTTCGACGTCAAGGTGAGCGGCAATCCGCACCTGATCGCCGAGTTCGCCGCGGCCGGTGCCACCTGGTGGGGGCGCTGGATCCCGCCGGGCGACGTGGCCGAGGCGGAGGCGGTGATCGCGGCCGGGCCGCCGCGGTGACTGTCGGGCAGCCGACACAGCGCCGTGCAACCCGCGCCGGCATGGTTCCGTCAGGGGATCATGAACGTCGGCAGGGGCAGCGCGCGGGACCGGGAGTTCCATGAGTTCGTGTCCGCGCGGCGGGCCGGGCTGGTGCGGACCGCCACGCTGCTCACCGGCGGGGACGCGCACACCGCCGAGGACCTGGTGCAGACCACGCTGACCCGGCTGTACGTGGCGTGGCCGTCGTTCCGCGCGGCGTACAACCCGGACGGATACCTGCGGCGCGCGCTGGTCAACAGCCTGGTCGACGAGCACCGGCGGCCGTGGCGGCGGGCGGAGCGGAGCACGGCCGCGCCGCCGGAGCTGGAGGCGCCGGTCCGGGACGACGAGCCGGAGGCCGCGGCCGCGGTCCGGCGGGCGCTGCGCGCGCTGCCGCCCCGGATGCGGGCCGCCGTCGTCTTCCGGTACTTCTACGAGCTGGACATCGCGGAGACCGCGGACGCGCTCGGCTGCAGCACGGGCACGGTGAAGAGTCAGACGGCGCGCGGGCTGGAGCGGCTGCGCGCGGCGCTCGACCGGTCGGTGACCGGTGTCGTCATCTGAAGAGACAACGCGGAGCCTGGGGACGAGGGCCATGAGTGACCTGCGGCAGTACCTGGACCGGATCGCCGGGCCGGAGCGCGACCCGTCGCCGGGCGCGGTGGACGCGGACGTGGCCCGCGGCCGGACCGCGCTGCGCCGCAGGCGGCGGCTGCACGGGCTGGCGGGCGGTGCGCTCGCGCTGGCCGTGGCCGCGGCCCTCGGCGCCGGCGCGCTCGGCGCGAACACCGGCACCGGGGTGCGTTCGGGCCCGGTGGTGCCGCACGCCGGCGCCGCGGAGTCGCCCGCGGGCACGGACCCGGTCCGCCTGGTCGCGTTCACCGGGGATCAGCCCGAGGGGTTCCGGATCGACGTCGTGCCGGAGGGCTGGGAGATCCAGAGTTCGACCGGCACCACGCTGCTCATCGCGCCGATCGGCCTGGCCAACCGCGACCCGAATGTGTTCGTCGACAAGATCACGATCTCGTTCCAGTACGACGCGCCGGCCCCGGACGTACCCGGGGAGATCGTCAGCGTGGGCGGCGCGCCCGGCGTGCTGCGGACCGGCGACAGCGGCGTCCGCACGCTCTACGCCGCGCAGCGCGACGGCGCCTGGCTGGTGATCCAGCTGTGGAACAACCTGCGCTGGGACACCGGCACGATCGTCGCGTTCGCGGCCGGGATCACGGTCACCGACGAGGTCACCGCCTCCCAGGGCTGAACCGCCGCAGCGTCGCGCCGGTCGCCCGCTTGCACAGGTACTCGGCGCGCTCGTAGGACAGCCGCCGCCGCCCGGTCCGCGGGCACACGTCGGCCGGGTCCGCGGGCGTGCGCGCCGGTCCGGGCCGCCGGTCGGACAGGAACAGCGGCCCGCGCGCCCGCCCGCCGATCAGCTCCGGCAGCAGCCGCGCGGTCCCGGACCGCCAGGTCACGCCCTTCCCGGGCGCGCGGCGGTCGTCCAGGTCCAGGTCCTGCACGTCGAGTCCGAGCGCGGCGGCGACGGTCGCGCCGGACTCGTGCAGCAACAGCCAGAGCACGCGTTCGCGCAGCGGGTGCCGTTGATCCGCGCACAGCGTGGCCACCGCCTCGGGTGGCAGGGACTCCGCCACGGTACGGGTGGAGGCGCGCCGCTCCAGCCCGGCCGCGAGCGCGGGCACGCCCGCCCAGGCCGCGAACGAGCGGACGGTGGCCCGATGCCGGTTCCAGGTGGCGGGCGCGGTGTCGCCCCAGGCGGTGGCGCAGGCGCGGGTCACCGCGTCCGGGGTCAGCGCGGTCAGCGGCGTGTCGTCGCCGAGCGCGCGGCGGAGCCGGTCGAGCGTCTGCGCGTACGACCGGCGGGTGCCGGCGTCGTGTCGCGCCAGAAAGTCGCGGGCGTGCTCGCGGAGCGTACCCTCGGCCGGGTTGTGATCGTCGGCCGGCAGGCCGTCCGCGCGCCGCCTCAGGTAGGCGCGCTCCGCCCGGTTGCGGGTCAGCGACGCGGCCCGGTGCAGCTCGGTGCGCGCCTCCGCGTGCCGGCCCAGTGTGATCAGCAGGTCCGCGCGCACGGCCGGCAGCAGGTGGTAGTCGCGCAGCCGCGGCTCGTCCAGCAGCGCGTCCGCGAGCGCCAGCCCTTCCGCCGCACCGCGCGCCGCACCGACCGCGACCGCCCGGTTGAGCCGCACCACCGGCGTGGGCCGGAGGGTCTCCAGCGCGTCGTAGAGCGAGGCGATCCGGGCCCAGTCGGTGTCCGCGGCGGTGCGGGCCCGCGCGTGGCAGACCGCGATCGCGGCCTGGAGCACGTACGGCCCGGGCCGGCCGCCGGCCTCGCGGGCCCGCAGCATGGCGGCGAAGCCACGCTGGATGAGCAGCCGGTCCCAGCGCCCGCGGTTCTGCTCGTGCAGCGGGACGGGGGCGCCGTCCGGGGCGGTGCGCGCCTTCTCGCGCGAGGCCTGGATCTCCATCAGCGCGACCAGCCCGTGCACCTCGGCCTCCGCGGGCGCGAGCACGGCGAGCAGCCGGCCCAGCCGCAGGGCCTCGTGGCAGAGCGTGGGCCGGAGCAGGTCGTCGCCGGCGGTGGCGGTGTAGCCCTCGTTGAAGATCAGGTAAATGGCCTCCAGCACGGTGGCCAGGCGCTCGGCCAGCTCCGGCCCGTCCGGCAGCGCGAACCCGACCCCGGCGGCCGCCAGCGTCCGCTTCGCGGAGGAGATCCGGCGCGCGATGGTCTGCTCGGTGACGAGATAGGCCCGCGCGATCTCCGCGGTGGTGAGGCCGCCGATGAGCTTGAGGGTGAGCGCGACGCGGGCGGCCGGGGGCAGCACGGGATGGCAGGTGACGAACATCAGCCGGAGGACGTCGTCCCGGTCGTCCTCCGGTGCCGCGGCCGGGACTCCCGCGATACCGCCGGCGTCTTCCGCCTCGCCCGGTTCTCCGGCCCGCTCGTGGCCTTCCGGGTGCGAGCCCCGCCCGTCGAGGAGGTGGCGGTCGGCGAGCGCGCGGCCCTCCGCCCGGGACCGGCGGACGTGGTCGATCGCCCGTCGTCGCGCGACGGTCATCAGCCACGCGCCCGGATTGTCCGGCACGCCGTCGACCGGCCACCGTTCCAGCGCCGTGACCAGCGCGTCCTGGGCCAGCTCCTCGGCCAGGCCCACATCGCGCACCACGCGGACGAGCGCGGCGACGATGCGGGCCGACTCCAGTCGCCAGACCGCCTCGACGGTCTCCACTCAGTCCCCGCTCAGCCGAACACCTGCTGGATCACGCTCACGCCGTCGCCGACGATGAGCCGGAACCGCCGCGCGAGCTCCAGCATCTCCTCCTTGGACGCGACCTCCACCAGCGCGAACCCGCCGGCGACCTCCTTCGCCTCGGTGAACGGCCCGTCGACCACGGTGATCTCCCCGTCCCGCGACGCCATCCGCACCCCCGCCGGCGCCAGCCCGCCGGTGGCGAGCAGCTGCCCGGCCACGGTCAGCTCCTCCACGAACGCCGCCATGTCCGCGAACAGCTTCTCGTCCGGCGCCGGAGCGGTGGCGGCGGGGATCTGCGTCATCAGGTACCGCATCGGATCGTTCCCTTCATGGGTGAACACCTTCGCCCTCACGACGCGGAGTCTATGTGACAGGAAATGCCCGCGTTCCCTGTCACATCTCATGATCGCCGTGGCCGATCAGCGCTCCGGCCTGCGCGCCACACCCACCACCAGCGGCATCCCGACCGGATCCGGCACGCCGGGATCGCCGTCCGGCCGCCAGTGCGTCACCCAGGTCAGACCCGGCTCCACCGGCACATAGTCACCGAACAGCGCCACCAGTTCGTCCCGCGTGCGCGCCGTGGCCGCCCGTGCGCCCGTCGCCCGGTACACCTCCCCCACCGCCGCGGTCGGGTCGTTCACCGGCGGCGCGACCGGATGCGAGAGCGCGATGAAGCTGCCGCCCGGAAAGGCCTCGCGGAGGGTACGCACGGAGGGCACCACCACCTCGTCCGGCAACCACTGGAGCAGGCACAGCATCAGCAGCGCCGTCGGCCGCGCCGGGTCGATGAGCCGCGCGCACTCCGGGTGCCCCAGGATCGCGGCCGGGTCGGCGAGGTCCGCCTCGATCGCCACCGCCCGGTCGTCGCCGCGCAGCAGCGAGGCACTGAGCGCGACCACCTCGGGATCGACGTCCACGTAGAGAACCCGGCTGTCGGGCGCCTCGGCCCGCGCCACCTCGTGCACGTTGCCGACGGTCGGGATGCCGGACCCGATGTCGACGAACTGCCGGATGCCGGCCGCCGTCAGATATCGAACCGCCCGCCGCAGAAAGGCGCGATTCGCCCGGGTCACCTCCCGCAGCGTCGGCATCGCCCGGAGCATGCGATCGCCGGCCTCCCGGTCGCCCGCGGTGTGATGGACGCCGCCCAGATAGTAGTC
It encodes:
- a CDS encoding metal-sensitive transcriptional regulator, encoding MSKTAPTRGYTATKGDLQGRLRRIEGQVRGIERMVDEDRYCIDVLTQISAIQAALDKVALGLLDGHARHCMHEGAAEGRADEMATEMMAAVGRLMKRG
- a CDS encoding GNAT family N-acetyltransferase is translated as MLDNPVWASVVHGPHAHLARRHGAAAGFLPEVSPFHGLAAPDDPAAWSDLAALAGPGTQLLVTGPRIAPPDDWTVVEMMDGVQLVDTALRVEPDPEAVLLGPDDVPEMLDLTARTRPGPFGPRTLELGVYLGIRHDGRLIAMAGERMRPPGFTEISAVCTDPDFRGKGLATRLVRAVAEVIRGRGETPFMHASATNTGAIRLYEAIGFTVRARPRFAILRSPA
- a CDS encoding SigE family RNA polymerase sigma factor, translating into MNVGRGSARDREFHEFVSARRAGLVRTATLLTGGDAHTAEDLVQTTLTRLYVAWPSFRAAYNPDGYLRRALVNSLVDEHRRPWRRAERSTAAPPELEAPVRDDEPEAAAAVRRALRALPPRMRAAVVFRYFYELDIAETADALGCSTGTVKSQTARGLERLRAALDRSVTGVVI
- a CDS encoding metalloregulator ArsR/SmtB family transcription factor encodes the protein MDATLGALADPVRRRILELLRERPLSAGEIADRFPISRPAISRHLRVLRESGLVADSVSGRRRVYSLDVSSLAAPIDWLTRLAAPPARPAGFDPSAALDALETEVYRARRERRRTVATDSTIPTEESA
- a CDS encoding SAM-dependent methyltransferase, encoding MGANEDWYEWHRPYDEPGSPLAARLAVVQRHITDWLDSRPGELLTCVSVCAGQGRDLLGVLEHRDDARRIRARLIESDPRNVAVAEAHIARAGLTGVEVLRADAGQLGNYAGAIPADLVLFAGVLGNVTDSDARSCVAAFPALCAARGTVIWTRTRQPPDLTPSLRGWLAEEGFEELAFEAPPDATYSVGVHRLTVPPRPLTAGRMFTFVR
- a CDS encoding LLM class flavin-dependent oxidoreductase, which produces MRFSVTLGAVGERTPGVLGRLAALAEESGWDAVFLEDYLDYQGTGAPTWDAWVCLSAIACATSRIVLGPTVTPVPRRRPWELAAQAAAVDQLSGGRLVLGAGAGDRADPALALLAAGGTGLDAGLEALDRLWAGDEVDGLRLPGRPVRRPRVPVWIGGDLRRPAVRRRLTRWDGACVHRERPLDPDDVHDILALVTAARGDARGFDVKVSGNPHLIAEFAAAGATWWGRWIPPGDVAEAEAVIAAGPPR
- a CDS encoding heavy metal translocating P-type ATPase, with protein sequence MADTRRIELEIGGMTCAACANRIEKKLNRMDGVTATVNYATEKATATVDGTVTADDLIATVERTGYTAALPAAPADEPRAEHDPLRTRLIVSAVLSVPVILLAMVPAWQFTYWQWASLTLAAPVVVYGGWPFHRAAAINLRHGAATMDTLVSLGTLAAFGWSLWALFLGTAGEPGMTHPFRFDIGPSDGAANIYLEAAAGVTTFLLTGRYIESRSKRRAGAALRALLDMGAKDVAVLRDGREVRVPTGELTAGDLFVVRPGEKIATDGVVEDGVSAVDASLLTGESVPVEVRPGDAVTGATVNAGGRLVVRATRVGADTRLAQMARLVEEAQAGKADVQRLADRISGVFVPVVIALAAGTLGWWAGTGAGWNAAFTAAVAVLIIACPCALGLATPTALLVGTGRGAQLGILIRGPEVLESTRRVDTIVLDKTGTVTEGRMTLAATVPVTGQDPAELRRLAAAVESASEHPIAAAIAAGESDPPPVAHFQNLEGRGVRGEVAGREVVVGRPALLAERGYDVPAEVLEACATAEAEGRTAVVAGWDGAARGVLAVADRVRPTSADAVARLKRLGLHPVLLTGDNETVARAVAAEVGIDEVIAGVLPAGKVDAVKRLQADGRVVAMAGDGVNDAAALAQADLGLAMGTGTDVAIEAADLTLMRGDLTATADAIRLSRRTLTIIRGNLFWAFAYNLAGLPLAAAGMLNPMIAGAAMAFSSVFVVANSLRLRRFS
- a CDS encoding RNA polymerase sigma factor; its protein translation is METVEAVWRLESARIVAALVRVVRDVGLAEELAQDALVTALERWPVDGVPDNPGAWLMTVARRRAIDHVRRSRAEGRALADRHLLDGRGSHPEGHERAGEPGEAEDAGGIAGVPAAAPEDDRDDVLRLMFVTCHPVLPPAARVALTLKLIGGLTTAEIARAYLVTEQTIARRISSAKRTLAAAGVGFALPDGPELAERLATVLEAIYLIFNEGYTATAGDDLLRPTLCHEALRLGRLLAVLAPAEAEVHGLVALMEIQASREKARTAPDGAPVPLHEQNRGRWDRLLIQRGFAAMLRAREAGGRPGPYVLQAAIAVCHARARTAADTDWARIASLYDALETLRPTPVVRLNRAVAVGAARGAAEGLALADALLDEPRLRDYHLLPAVRADLLITLGRHAEARTELHRAASLTRNRAERAYLRRRADGLPADDHNPAEGTLREHARDFLARHDAGTRRSYAQTLDRLRRALGDDTPLTALTPDAVTRACATAWGDTAPATWNRHRATVRSFAAWAGVPALAAGLERRASTRTVAESLPPEAVATLCADQRHPLRERVLWLLLHESGATVAAALGLDVQDLDLDDRRAPGKGVTWRSGTARLLPELIGGRARGPLFLSDRRPGPARTPADPADVCPRTGRRRLSYERAEYLCKRATGATLRRFSPGRR
- a CDS encoding SRPBCC family protein codes for the protein MTNPPSGRLSATPDGTDLILTRTFRAPVEDVWASITEPERTARWYGTWTGEAAPGATIKVQLGYEQGAPWTDMRIEACEPYRRLGLSAVDEHGSWHLELFLSTRDDGVTELRFVHHLPSPDGVGEMGPGWEYYLDMLAASRSGDPLPAFDDYYPSMKPYYEALR